In Mycobacterium sp. Aquia_216, a genomic segment contains:
- a CDS encoding HNH endonuclease signature motif containing protein, protein MSSIASAGAVVVSPAERLEVLFEELAELAGQRNAIDGRIVEIVAELDRDELCGATGARSVAALVAWKLGSSSANAHTIATVARRMAEFPRCVQAMAQGRLSLDQVGVIAARAGEGSDEHYAQLAEVATVSQLRTAVKLEPRPQPGPRPEPQPSITMTSDEQFSCWRITLGHLDAAKFEAALASHRDALIAQWKHDHGDGERACDAAPPLPGTVEAFMRLVEAGWDAEAARRPHGQHTTVVVHVDVARHVAALHLGPLLTDAERRYLTCDATCEVWFERDGEPVGAGRVTRTVNRRLRRALEHRHPTCAVPGCGATRGLHAHHIRHWEDGGLTELANLVLVCPYHHRLHHRGVITITGPADHLMVTDNAGQPLEAGSLARPPNRPPPAVPPWPGPTGERAHWWWYQPFQPQPPPTKN, encoded by the coding sequence ATGTCTTCGATCGCATCCGCTGGCGCCGTGGTGGTGAGTCCTGCTGAGCGGCTTGAGGTGTTGTTCGAGGAGTTGGCGGAGTTGGCTGGTCAGCGAAACGCGATCGATGGGCGCATCGTGGAGATCGTCGCCGAGCTCGACCGCGACGAGCTGTGCGGCGCGACGGGTGCGCGCTCGGTGGCGGCGTTGGTGGCGTGGAAGCTTGGCTCGTCGTCGGCAAATGCGCACACGATCGCCACGGTGGCGCGCCGGATGGCGGAGTTTCCGCGCTGTGTGCAGGCGATGGCCCAGGGTCGGCTGTCGCTGGATCAGGTCGGGGTGATCGCGGCGCGGGCCGGCGAGGGATCCGATGAGCACTATGCGCAGCTGGCCGAGGTCGCGACGGTCAGCCAGCTGCGCACCGCGGTCAAGCTGGAACCGCGACCCCAACCCGGTCCTCGGCCCGAACCGCAGCCCTCGATCACCATGACCTCCGACGAGCAGTTCAGCTGTTGGCGGATCACACTGGGGCACCTGGATGCGGCGAAGTTCGAGGCCGCGCTGGCGTCGCATCGGGATGCGCTGATCGCCCAGTGGAAACACGACCACGGCGATGGCGAGCGCGCCTGCGATGCTGCGCCGCCGTTGCCGGGCACTGTGGAGGCGTTTATGCGTCTGGTGGAGGCGGGGTGGGATGCCGAGGCGGCCCGCCGCCCCCACGGGCAGCACACCACTGTGGTGGTGCATGTCGATGTGGCCCGGCACGTTGCGGCGTTGCATCTGGGTCCGCTGCTCACCGACGCCGAACGCCGATACCTGACCTGTGATGCCACCTGTGAAGTCTGGTTCGAACGTGACGGCGAGCCCGTTGGCGCCGGGCGGGTGACCCGCACCGTCAACCGGCGGCTTCGCCGCGCGCTCGAGCACCGCCACCCCACCTGCGCGGTCCCCGGCTGTGGGGCGACCCGCGGTCTGCACGCCCACCACATCCGGCACTGGGAGGACGGCGGCCTGACCGAGTTGGCCAACCTGGTGCTGGTCTGCCCCTATCACCACCGGTTGCACCACCGCGGCGTCATCACCATCACCGGCCCCGCAGACCATCTCATGGTCACCGACAACGCCGGGCAACCCCTTGAAGCAGGATCACTCGCGCGCCCACCCAACCGTCCCCCGCCCGCGGTCCCACCATGGCCCGGGCCCACCGGCGAACGCGCCCACTGGTGGTGGTACCAACCCTTCCAACCCCAACCACCACCAACAAAAAACTAG
- a CDS encoding AI-2E family transporter, whose amino-acid sequence MNTEFTLTQKRALAVLTLIALLFGAYFLRDYFVLIVVAAVGAYLFTPLFNWFNRRLGTGLSAACTLLSALAAVIAPVGLFIVLAVVQISRMLDSISGWVKTTDLSGLGDKILHIVNDLAARVPFLHITINAEMLRKAMITGAQDVGQWLLQTLQGAAGSVFGAIAYGIIFLYVFLALLVHREKLRTLIGQLNPLGEEVTDLYLKKTGAMVRGTVFGQFVIALCQGVAGAGSIYVAGFHHGFFIFAILLTALSIIPLGGGIVTIPFGIGMIFYGNIFGGAFVILWHLLVVTNIDNFLRPVLVPRDARLNSALMLLSVFAGIAMFGPWGIVIGPVLMILIVTTIDVYLAVYKGVELVKPDDKPPARVPWLPRRKAKESEVKSAAQ is encoded by the coding sequence ATGAACACCGAATTCACGCTGACTCAGAAACGTGCCCTCGCGGTTTTGACGCTGATCGCGCTGTTGTTCGGCGCTTACTTCCTGCGCGACTATTTCGTGCTGATCGTGGTGGCCGCGGTCGGCGCGTACCTGTTCACGCCGTTGTTCAATTGGTTCAACCGGCGCCTCGGCACCGGCTTGTCGGCCGCGTGCACCTTGTTGTCGGCACTGGCCGCCGTGATCGCGCCGGTCGGCCTTTTTATCGTCTTGGCCGTCGTCCAGATCTCCCGCATGCTCGACAGCATTTCCGGGTGGGTCAAGACCACCGACCTGAGCGGGCTCGGCGATAAGATCTTGCACATCGTCAACGACCTTGCGGCCCGAGTTCCCTTCCTGCACATCACGATCAATGCGGAAATGCTGCGAAAAGCGATGATCACCGGCGCGCAGGATGTCGGGCAGTGGCTCCTGCAAACCTTACAGGGCGCGGCGGGAAGCGTCTTCGGCGCCATTGCCTACGGGATCATCTTTCTCTACGTCTTTCTCGCGCTGCTGGTGCACCGGGAGAAGTTGCGCACGTTGATCGGTCAGCTCAACCCGCTCGGTGAAGAAGTCACAGACCTATACCTGAAGAAGACCGGTGCAATGGTGCGCGGCACCGTGTTCGGCCAGTTCGTCATCGCGTTATGCCAAGGTGTCGCGGGAGCCGGGTCGATCTACGTCGCCGGATTCCACCACGGATTCTTCATTTTCGCGATTCTGCTCACGGCCCTGTCGATCATTCCGTTGGGCGGCGGGATCGTGACGATTCCATTCGGCATCGGAATGATCTTCTACGGCAACATCTTCGGCGGCGCGTTCGTGATTCTGTGGCATCTGCTGGTGGTCACCAACATCGACAACTTCTTACGCCCGGTCCTGGTACCGCGGGACGCCCGGCTGAATTCGGCGCTGATGCTGCTGTCGGTTTTCGCCGGCATCGCCATGTTCGGCCCCTGGGGCATCGTCATCGGGCCGGTACTGATGATCCTGATCGTCACGACCATCGACGTATACCTGGCGGTCTACAAGGGCGTCGAGCTGGTGAAGCCGGACGACAAACCACCTGCGCGCGTCCCCTGGCTGCCGCGCCGGAAGGCGAAGGAGTCAGAGGTTAAGTCAGCCGCTCAGTGA
- a CDS encoding dienelactone hydrolase family protein translates to MTAPEADLSGWVSAPFTGDGYTHDVYRKGSGPGVVLIPEIPGIHPGVLGLGNHLVDNGFTVAMPSLFGEPGKPKTAGYTTAVVARACVAKEFAAFATNKQRPVSLFLRALARDLKASTPGKGVGVIGNCFTGGFALAAAVDDSVLAPVLSQPSVPLPLGATRRGDTGLSESEITTIANRAASEGLCALGLRFSEDRMSPRDRFSALKERLGDAFEVIEIDSRPGNAHGFGKAAHSVLTDEVREVDGHPAYEARKRVVEFLTERLT, encoded by the coding sequence GTGACAGCACCCGAAGCAGACCTGTCCGGATGGGTGTCGGCACCGTTCACCGGTGACGGCTACACCCATGACGTCTATCGCAAGGGCAGCGGTCCGGGCGTGGTGCTGATACCCGAGATACCCGGAATCCATCCCGGCGTGCTGGGCCTGGGTAATCACCTGGTGGACAACGGCTTCACTGTCGCCATGCCGTCACTGTTCGGCGAGCCGGGCAAGCCGAAGACAGCCGGCTACACAACGGCGGTCGTCGCGCGAGCTTGTGTGGCAAAGGAATTCGCCGCCTTCGCGACGAACAAGCAGCGGCCGGTATCGCTATTCCTGCGTGCGTTGGCCCGTGACCTCAAGGCGTCGACGCCGGGCAAGGGCGTGGGCGTGATCGGCAACTGCTTCACCGGCGGTTTCGCGCTGGCGGCCGCGGTCGACGACAGCGTGCTGGCCCCGGTGCTCAGCCAGCCGTCGGTACCGTTGCCGCTCGGTGCGACCCGGCGCGGCGACACCGGGCTCAGTGAATCCGAAATCACCACGATCGCCAATCGCGCTGCCAGCGAAGGCTTGTGCGCCCTGGGTTTGCGATTCAGCGAGGACCGGATGTCCCCGCGTGACCGATTCAGCGCGCTCAAGGAGCGCCTTGGCGACGCGTTCGAGGTGATCGAGATCGATTCGCGCCCGGGCAACGCACACGGTTTCGGTAAGGCTGCGCACTCGGTGCTCACCGACGAGGTCCGCGAGGTCGACGGCCATCCTGCTTACGAGGCCCGCAAGCGGGTCGTCGAATTCCTCACTGAGCGGCTGACTTAA